In the Kitasatospora terrestris genome, one interval contains:
- a CDS encoding metal-sulfur cluster assembly factor: MSDTPETGAEAAEESAVGFTSVGTVSVEDLREALMDVVDPELGIDVVNLGLIYGIHIDEGDVATVDMTLTSAACPLTDVIEDQARTATDGLVKDLRLNWVWMPPWGPDKITDEGRDQLRALGFNV; the protein is encoded by the coding sequence ATGAGTGACACCCCGGAGACCGGGGCCGAAGCGGCGGAGGAGTCCGCGGTCGGCTTCACCAGCGTGGGCACCGTGTCCGTCGAGGACCTCCGCGAGGCCCTGATGGACGTCGTCGACCCCGAGCTGGGCATCGACGTGGTCAACCTCGGCCTGATCTACGGCATCCACATCGACGAGGGCGACGTCGCCACCGTCGACATGACGCTCACCTCGGCGGCCTGCCCGCTCACCGACGTCATCGAGGACCAGGCCCGCACCGCCACCGACGGCCTGGTCAAGGACCTGCGGCTGAACTGGGTCTGGATGCCGCCGTGGGGCCCCGACAAGATCACCGACGAGGGCCGCGACCAGCTGCGCGCGCTGGGCTTCAACGTCTGA
- the sufB gene encoding Fe-S cluster assembly protein SufB, which translates to MTDIAHPELEGLGNYEYGWADSDVAGSAAKRGLSEDVVRDISAKKSESEWMLNLRLKGLKLFGKKPMPTWGSDLSGIDFDNIKYFVRSTEKQAESWEDLPADIKATYDKLGIPEAEKQRLVAGVAAQYESEVVYHQIREDLEEQGVIFLDTDTALKEHPELFKEYFGTVIPAGDNKFAALNTAVWSGGSFIYVPKGVHVDIPLQAYFRINTENMGQFERTLIIVDEDAYVHYVEGCTAPIYSSDSLHSAVVEIIVKKGGRCRYTTIQNWSNNVYNLVTKRAVAYEGATMEWIDGNIGSKVTMKYPAVYLMGEHAKGETLSIAFAGEGQHQDAGAKMVHMAPNTSSHIVSKSVARGGGRTSYRGLIEIGEGSHGAKSNVLCDALLVDTVSRSDTYPYVDVREDDVSMGHEATVSKVSEDQLFYLMSRGLTETEAMAMIVRGFVEPIARELPMEYALELNRLIELQMEGAVG; encoded by the coding sequence ATGACTGACATCGCACACCCCGAGCTCGAAGGCCTGGGCAACTACGAGTACGGCTGGGCCGACTCGGACGTGGCGGGCTCCGCCGCCAAGCGCGGCCTGAGCGAGGACGTGGTCCGCGACATCTCGGCGAAGAAGTCCGAGTCCGAGTGGATGCTCAACCTGCGGCTCAAGGGCCTGAAGCTCTTCGGCAAGAAGCCCATGCCGACCTGGGGCTCCGACCTGTCGGGCATCGACTTCGACAACATCAAGTACTTCGTGCGCTCGACCGAGAAGCAGGCCGAGTCCTGGGAGGACCTGCCCGCCGACATCAAGGCGACCTACGACAAGCTCGGCATCCCGGAGGCGGAAAAGCAGCGCCTGGTCGCCGGTGTCGCCGCGCAGTACGAGTCCGAGGTCGTCTACCACCAGATCCGCGAGGACCTGGAGGAGCAGGGCGTCATCTTCCTGGACACCGACACCGCGCTCAAGGAGCACCCGGAGCTCTTCAAGGAGTACTTCGGCACCGTCATCCCGGCCGGCGACAACAAGTTCGCCGCGCTGAACACCGCGGTGTGGTCCGGCGGCTCGTTCATCTACGTGCCGAAGGGCGTGCACGTGGACATCCCGCTGCAGGCTTACTTCCGGATCAACACCGAGAACATGGGCCAGTTCGAGCGGACGCTGATCATCGTCGACGAGGACGCCTACGTCCACTACGTCGAGGGCTGCACCGCGCCGATCTACTCCTCGGACTCGCTGCACTCCGCGGTCGTGGAGATCATCGTCAAGAAGGGCGGCCGCTGCCGCTACACGACCATCCAGAACTGGTCGAACAACGTCTACAACCTGGTCACCAAGCGCGCCGTGGCGTACGAGGGCGCGACCATGGAGTGGATCGACGGCAACATCGGTTCCAAGGTCACCATGAAGTACCCGGCCGTCTACCTGATGGGCGAGCACGCCAAGGGCGAGACCCTGTCGATCGCCTTCGCGGGCGAGGGCCAGCACCAGGACGCCGGCGCCAAGATGGTCCACATGGCGCCGAACACCTCCTCGCACATCGTCTCCAAGTCGGTGGCGCGCGGCGGCGGCCGCACCTCGTACCGCGGTCTGATCGAGATCGGCGAGGGCTCGCACGGCGCCAAGTCCAACGTGCTGTGCGACGCGCTGCTGGTCGACACCGTCTCCCGCTCGGACACCTACCCGTACGTGGACGTCCGTGAGGACGACGTGTCCATGGGCCACGAGGCGACCGTCTCCAAGGTCTCCGAGGACCAGCTCTTCTACCTGATGAGCCGCGGCCTGACCGAGACCGAGGCGATGGCGATGATCGTGCGCGGCTTCGTCGAGCCGATCGCGCGCGAGCTGCCGATGGAGTACGCGCTGGAGCTCAACCGGCTGATCGAGCTGCAGATGGAGGGTGCGGTCGGCTGA
- a CDS encoding non-heme iron oxygenase ferredoxin subunit produces the protein MTYLRACSLSVLQEDVPKRVELNGVPVAIVRTDEGVFAVNDICSHANVSLSEGEVEDCMIECWLHGSSFDLRTGKPSGLPATKPVAVYPVKIEGDDVLVSVNQES, from the coding sequence ATGACGTACCTCCGCGCCTGCTCGCTGAGCGTGCTCCAGGAGGACGTCCCGAAGCGCGTCGAGCTCAACGGCGTCCCGGTGGCGATCGTGCGGACCGACGAGGGCGTCTTCGCCGTCAACGACATCTGCTCGCACGCCAACGTCTCCCTCTCCGAGGGCGAGGTCGAGGACTGCATGATCGAGTGCTGGCTGCACGGCTCCAGCTTCGACCTCCGCACCGGCAAGCCGTCCGGGCTGCCCGCCACCAAGCCGGTCGCTGTCTACCCCGTAAAGATCGAAGGGGACGATGTGCTCGTCTCCGTCAACCAGGAGTCCTGA
- a CDS encoding MFS transporter: protein MADLSPAGSGLTTVQYAGRRLSEALLPLELAPRQQLQLSAISRWNALRGIRVGLVAGALLLLLIGANLATPIYPVLQQRLGLTALDTTVLFTVYVFALVPVLAAVGHWSDHLGRRAMILPAVALAAAGDAVFATAGSFWQLAAGRAVQGVAVGLSTGAAGAALGDLLPDRPTLAAKLTLACSAGGVALGPIAGAALSGGEHPLLTPFLAHAVALLVLCVPLALVHPRMPGSLRPPASPPRITTPAHLRPQRLRLPRTGRREFLLAAGAGFVSYGVFGVYLALAPAFSSSLLHTTSHLTGAVVAALLLGSSAAAQLVVPPTADRLVVALGMTGLAAGLGLVVAAQYTGTPALLFIGSVLGGVCQGVAFRSLFTTAVAALDPARRGSELSTLWVVVYLGSSAPIIAVGALTQRYGLLPAVGGFASVAALACLALAAAVLTTRRRGPQPA from the coding sequence ATGGCGGACCTCTCCCCCGCCGGCTCCGGACTGACCACGGTTCAGTACGCCGGACGCCGACTGTCGGAGGCCCTGCTCCCGCTGGAACTGGCACCGCGCCAGCAGCTCCAGCTCTCCGCGATCAGCCGCTGGAACGCGCTGCGCGGCATCCGCGTCGGCCTGGTCGCCGGCGCCCTCCTGCTCCTGCTGATCGGCGCCAACCTGGCCACCCCGATCTACCCGGTCCTCCAGCAGCGGCTCGGCCTGACCGCGCTGGACACCACCGTCCTGTTCACGGTGTACGTGTTCGCGCTGGTGCCGGTGCTCGCCGCGGTCGGGCACTGGTCCGACCACCTCGGCCGCCGCGCGATGATCCTGCCCGCCGTGGCGCTGGCCGCCGCCGGCGACGCGGTCTTCGCCACCGCCGGCAGCTTCTGGCAGCTCGCCGCCGGACGCGCCGTCCAGGGCGTCGCGGTCGGCCTCTCCACCGGCGCCGCCGGCGCCGCCCTCGGCGACCTGCTGCCCGACCGCCCCACCCTGGCCGCCAAGCTCACCCTGGCCTGCTCGGCCGGCGGCGTGGCCCTCGGCCCGATCGCCGGCGCCGCCCTCTCCGGCGGCGAACACCCGCTGCTCACCCCGTTCCTGGCGCACGCGGTCGCCCTGCTGGTGCTCTGCGTGCCGCTGGCGCTCGTCCACCCCCGGATGCCCGGCTCGCTCCGCCCGCCGGCCTCCCCGCCGCGCATCACCACCCCCGCGCACCTGCGCCCGCAGCGGCTGCGGCTGCCCCGCACCGGCCGCCGCGAGTTCCTGCTCGCCGCCGGCGCCGGCTTCGTCTCGTACGGCGTCTTCGGCGTCTACCTGGCGCTCGCCCCGGCGTTCTCCTCCTCGCTGCTGCACACCACCTCGCACCTGACCGGCGCCGTGGTCGCGGCCCTGCTGCTGGGCTCCTCGGCCGCCGCCCAGCTGGTCGTCCCGCCGACCGCCGACCGCCTGGTCGTCGCCCTCGGCATGACCGGCCTCGCGGCCGGCCTCGGCCTGGTGGTCGCCGCCCAGTACACCGGGACGCCCGCGCTGCTCTTCATCGGCAGCGTCCTCGGCGGCGTCTGCCAGGGCGTCGCCTTCCGCTCGCTGTTCACCACCGCCGTCGCCGCGCTGGACCCGGCTCGCCGCGGCAGCGAGCTCTCCACCCTCTGGGTGGTCGTCTACCTCGGCTCCTCCGCCCCCATCATCGCCGTCGGCGCGCTCACCCAGCGCTACGGCCTGCTCCCCGCCGTCGGCGGCTTCGCCTCCGTCGCCGCCCTCGCCTGCCTCGCCCTGGCCGCCGCCGTCCTCACCACCCGCCGACGCGGCCCGCAGCCGGCCTGA
- a CDS encoding alkaline phosphatase PhoX gives MELSRRDFVNRSTLLGAGVLIAGSAEVLATAPGAIAAPAGGEAAAAQGAPTALGYGPLVPDPDGILALPEGFRYEIVTYSGRTTLDTGESTPSNHDGTAAFKGRHGGTVLVNNHELKGPRANWKYPVPLLEGHVYDPAAAGGCTVVEVRKGGKQVTEWVGIAGTSTNCAGGATPWGTWLSGEETEDKAGQNGMTKDHGYVFEVDPYDREANRDPKPIKAFGRYAHEAVVVDERRGHVYLTEDASKPNGLLFRWTPPAGFEHGKGKLRTLADDAGVLEAFKVFDKQGKLVDDLSRATRPGTVYGVDWVKVPDRDARTTPVRKQFKDGEITRARKLEGMWWGDEGVYFVSSYAREESPLQHDGQVWFYSPARRTLTLKVILGVNPDVWADRGNFDGPDNITVSPHGGLIIAEDGEGQQHLFGTTEDGRTYALARNELNLGTADTPEFSEFTGVTFSHDGHTLFANIQDPGIMLAITGPWHRCGR, from the coding sequence ATGGAGCTGTCCCGCCGGGACTTCGTCAACCGCTCGACCCTGCTCGGCGCCGGCGTGCTGATCGCCGGCAGCGCCGAGGTGCTGGCCACCGCGCCGGGCGCGATCGCCGCCCCGGCGGGCGGCGAGGCCGCGGCGGCCCAGGGCGCGCCCACCGCGCTCGGCTACGGCCCGCTGGTCCCCGACCCGGACGGCATCCTGGCGCTGCCCGAGGGCTTCCGGTACGAGATCGTCACCTACTCCGGCCGCACCACCCTGGACACCGGCGAGTCCACCCCCAGCAACCACGACGGCACCGCCGCGTTCAAGGGCCGCCACGGCGGCACCGTGCTGGTCAACAACCACGAGCTCAAGGGCCCGCGGGCCAACTGGAAGTACCCGGTGCCGCTGCTGGAGGGCCACGTCTACGACCCGGCCGCGGCCGGCGGCTGCACCGTCGTCGAGGTCCGCAAGGGCGGCAAGCAGGTCACCGAGTGGGTCGGCATCGCCGGCACCTCCACCAACTGCGCCGGCGGCGCCACCCCGTGGGGCACCTGGCTGTCCGGCGAGGAGACCGAGGACAAGGCCGGCCAGAACGGCATGACCAAGGACCACGGCTACGTCTTCGAGGTCGACCCGTACGACCGGGAGGCCAACCGCGACCCGAAGCCGATCAAGGCCTTCGGCCGGTACGCCCACGAGGCCGTCGTGGTCGACGAGCGCCGCGGCCACGTCTACCTCACCGAGGACGCGTCCAAGCCCAACGGCCTGCTGTTCCGCTGGACCCCGCCGGCCGGCTTCGAGCACGGCAAGGGCAAGCTGCGCACCCTCGCCGACGACGCCGGCGTGCTGGAGGCCTTCAAGGTCTTCGACAAGCAGGGCAAGCTCGTCGACGACCTCTCCCGGGCCACCCGGCCGGGCACCGTCTACGGCGTGGACTGGGTCAAGGTGCCCGACCGCGACGCCCGCACCACCCCGGTCCGCAAGCAGTTCAAGGACGGCGAGATCACCCGGGCCCGCAAGCTGGAGGGCATGTGGTGGGGCGACGAGGGCGTGTACTTCGTCTCCTCCTACGCCCGCGAGGAGTCGCCGCTGCAGCACGACGGGCAGGTGTGGTTCTACAGCCCGGCGCGGCGCACCCTGACGCTCAAGGTGATCCTCGGCGTCAACCCCGACGTGTGGGCCGACCGCGGCAACTTCGACGGCCCGGACAACATCACCGTCTCCCCGCACGGCGGCCTGATCATCGCCGAGGACGGCGAGGGCCAGCAGCACCTGTTCGGCACCACCGAGGACGGCCGGACCTACGCGCTGGCCCGCAACGAGCTCAACCTGGGCACCGCGGACACGCCGGAGTTCAGCGAGTTCACCGGCGTGACCTTCTCGCACGACGGGCACACCCTGTTCGCCAACATCCAGGACCCGGGCATCATGCTGGCGATCACCGGCCCCTGGCACCGCTGCGGCCGCTGA
- the sufU gene encoding Fe-S cluster assembly sulfur transfer protein SufU, with amino-acid sequence MKLDSMYQEIILDHYRNPHGKGLRDGDAEVHHVNPTCGDEITLRVRLDGAVVADVSYESQGCSISQASASVLNDLVVGKTVGDAQAVQEAFLELMQSKGQLEGDEEVLEDAVAFAGVSKYPARVKCALLSWMAWKDATAKALGQQPAIND; translated from the coding sequence ATGAAGCTCGACTCGATGTACCAGGAGATCATCCTGGACCACTACCGCAACCCCCACGGCAAGGGGCTGCGGGACGGCGACGCCGAGGTCCACCACGTCAACCCGACCTGCGGCGACGAGATCACCCTGCGGGTCCGGCTCGACGGCGCGGTGGTCGCCGACGTCTCCTACGAGTCGCAGGGCTGCTCGATCAGCCAGGCCAGCGCCTCGGTGCTGAACGACCTCGTGGTCGGCAAGACCGTCGGGGACGCGCAGGCCGTCCAGGAGGCCTTCCTGGAGCTCATGCAGAGCAAGGGCCAGCTGGAGGGCGACGAGGAGGTGCTGGAGGACGCCGTCGCGTTCGCCGGCGTCTCCAAGTACCCGGCCCGGGTCAAGTGCGCCCTGCTGAGCTGGATGGCCTGGAAGGACGCCACCGCCAAGGCGCTCGGCCAGCAGCCCGCCATCAACGACTGA
- a CDS encoding VOC family protein, producing MTETAGFPARISIVTLGVADLARSSAFYEALGWQRSSASSPEIVWFRTADSVLGLFPTEELAADAGVPADEGEPTFRGVTLAVNLESPAAVDTALGVAVDAGATVVKPPKPTSWGGYSGYFEDPDGHLWELAHNPFFPFTASGQLDLP from the coding sequence ATGACCGAGACCGCGGGCTTCCCCGCACGCATCAGCATCGTCACCCTCGGGGTGGCCGACCTCGCGCGCAGCTCCGCCTTCTACGAGGCGCTCGGCTGGCAGCGCTCCTCCGCCTCCAGCCCGGAGATCGTCTGGTTCCGCACCGCGGACTCCGTGCTCGGCCTCTTCCCCACCGAGGAGCTGGCGGCCGACGCCGGTGTCCCCGCCGACGAGGGCGAGCCGACCTTCCGGGGCGTCACCCTCGCCGTCAACCTGGAGTCCCCGGCGGCCGTCGACACCGCCCTCGGCGTCGCCGTCGACGCCGGCGCCACCGTGGTCAAGCCGCCCAAGCCCACCAGCTGGGGCGGCTACTCCGGCTACTTCGAGGACCCGGACGGCCACCTGTGGGAGCTGGCCCACAACCCGTTCTTCCCTTTCACCGCCTCGGGCCAGCTCGACCTGCCCTGA
- a CDS encoding RICIN domain-containing protein: MIYGAGNGEPDWAALAEQHERETVRRRRLRVGAAVGGAVLAVGAVSAVAVGLSGGGPASGTAAGAGPSGTAGPARPAPDQPSPSGTGSAPDSVAASATASASASASASRSASATAGAKPSATGARPTAPVTTTAPPPADIRGGILNANSGKALEIENSVTADGGRAQQWTYSANPTMQWVLHWVGDSWEIRNVNSGKCLQPTGGGTADGVHAQQWTCDGSAAQHWEVRGTGNRQLVNRNSGKCLEVENSQKTDGATVQQWTCSANPTMAWKF, translated from the coding sequence ATGATCTACGGGGCGGGGAACGGCGAGCCGGACTGGGCGGCGCTGGCCGAGCAGCACGAACGCGAGACGGTACGGCGCAGGCGCCTGCGGGTCGGGGCCGCGGTGGGCGGCGCGGTGCTCGCCGTCGGTGCGGTCTCGGCCGTCGCGGTGGGCCTCTCCGGTGGCGGCCCGGCGTCCGGCACCGCCGCGGGGGCGGGCCCGTCCGGCACCGCCGGACCCGCCCGGCCGGCCCCGGACCAGCCCTCCCCGTCCGGGACGGGCTCCGCCCCGGACTCCGTCGCGGCCTCCGCCACCGCCTCGGCGTCCGCCTCCGCGAGCGCCTCGCGCAGCGCGTCCGCCACCGCCGGGGCGAAGCCCTCCGCCACCGGCGCGCGACCGACCGCCCCGGTGACCACCACCGCCCCGCCGCCCGCCGACATCCGCGGCGGCATCCTCAACGCCAACAGCGGCAAGGCGCTGGAGATCGAGAACTCCGTCACCGCCGACGGCGGCCGGGCCCAGCAGTGGACCTACTCCGCCAACCCCACCATGCAGTGGGTCCTGCACTGGGTCGGCGACAGCTGGGAGATCCGCAACGTCAACAGCGGCAAGTGCCTCCAGCCGACCGGCGGGGGCACCGCCGACGGCGTGCACGCCCAGCAGTGGACCTGCGACGGCTCCGCCGCCCAGCACTGGGAGGTCCGCGGCACCGGCAACCGCCAGCTGGTCAACCGCAACAGCGGCAAGTGCCTGGAGGTCGAGAACTCCCAGAAGACCGACGGCGCCACCGTCCAGCAGTGGACCTGCTCCGCCAACCCGACGATGGCCTGGAAGTTCTGA
- the sufD gene encoding Fe-S cluster assembly protein SufD, whose protein sequence is MAEVQNTTGATTAGSIEVGTAGAGAQLAGPGTGRATVQQPIDARVAVKPSYDVTDFPVPTGREEDWRFTPLHRLGGLHDGSAAESARGEDKIELGLPEGVTAETVGRDDARLGKAGTPVDRVAAQAFSAFEQALVVTVPKDAVLTDPVRIDVHGEGGVNFAHLVVDVKPFAEAVVVLNHTGAGTRAANVELLVGDGAKLTFVSVQDWEREAVHVAQHNALVGRDASFKSVVVTFGGDLVRLHPRVNYAAPGGEAELFGLYFADAGQHLEHRLVIDHDTPHCRSNVAYKGALQGQDAHAVWVGDVLIRAAALGTDTYELNRNLVLTDGARVDSIPNLEIETGEIVGAGHASATGRFDDEQLFYLQARGIPADEARRLVVRGFFAELVQQIGVAEIQDRLMEKIEAELEETVA, encoded by the coding sequence ATGGCTGAGGTTCAGAACACCACCGGCGCCACCACTGCCGGTTCGATCGAGGTCGGCACGGCCGGTGCCGGCGCGCAGCTGGCCGGTCCGGGCACCGGTCGGGCCACCGTGCAGCAGCCGATCGACGCCCGCGTCGCGGTCAAGCCGTCGTACGACGTGACCGACTTCCCGGTGCCGACCGGCCGCGAGGAGGACTGGCGGTTCACCCCGCTGCACCGCCTCGGCGGGCTGCACGACGGCTCCGCGGCGGAGTCCGCCCGCGGTGAGGACAAGATCGAGCTGGGGCTGCCGGAGGGCGTCACCGCCGAGACCGTCGGCCGCGACGACGCCCGCCTGGGCAAGGCCGGCACCCCGGTGGACCGGGTCGCCGCGCAGGCGTTCTCCGCCTTCGAGCAGGCGCTGGTGGTCACCGTCCCCAAGGACGCGGTGCTGACCGATCCGGTCCGGATCGACGTGCACGGCGAGGGCGGCGTCAACTTCGCCCACCTGGTGGTCGACGTCAAGCCGTTCGCCGAGGCGGTCGTGGTGCTGAACCACACCGGCGCCGGCACCCGCGCCGCCAACGTCGAGCTGCTGGTCGGCGACGGCGCGAAGCTGACCTTCGTGTCGGTGCAGGACTGGGAGCGCGAGGCCGTCCACGTCGCCCAGCACAACGCGCTGGTCGGCCGGGACGCCTCCTTCAAGTCGGTCGTGGTGACCTTCGGCGGCGACCTGGTGCGTCTGCACCCGCGGGTCAACTACGCGGCCCCCGGTGGCGAGGCCGAGCTGTTCGGCCTGTACTTCGCCGACGCCGGCCAGCACCTCGAGCACCGCCTGGTGATCGACCACGACACCCCGCACTGCCGCTCGAACGTCGCGTACAAGGGCGCCCTGCAGGGCCAGGACGCGCACGCCGTCTGGGTCGGCGACGTGCTGATCCGCGCCGCCGCGCTCGGCACCGACACCTACGAGCTCAACCGGAACCTGGTGCTCACCGACGGCGCCCGGGTCGACTCGATCCCCAACCTGGAGATCGAGACCGGCGAGATCGTCGGCGCCGGCCACGCCTCGGCGACCGGCCGCTTCGACGACGAGCAGCTGTTCTACCTGCAGGCCCGCGGCATCCCGGCCGACGAGGCCCGCCGCCTGGTGGTGCGCGGCTTCTTCGCCGAGCTGGTCCAGCAGATCGGCGTCGCCGAGATCCAGGACCGCCTGATGGAGAAGATCGAGGCCGAGCTGGAGGAGACCGTCGCATGA
- the sufC gene encoding Fe-S cluster assembly ATPase SufC: MATLEIRDLHVSVEAENGPREILKGVDLTVKQGETHAIMGPNGSGKSTLAYSLAGHPKYTVTGGSVLLDGEDVLEMSVDERARAGVFLAMQYPVEVPGVSVSNFLRTAATAVRGEAPKLRLWVKEVKEAMAALHMDPAFAERNVNEGFSGGEKKRHEILQLELLKPKIAILDETDSGLDVDALRIVSEGINRVRESGEVGTLLVTHYTRILRYIKPDHVHVFAGGKIVESGGAELADKLEEEGYESYVKGGASE, encoded by the coding sequence ATGGCCACCCTTGAAATCCGCGACCTGCACGTCTCCGTCGAGGCCGAGAACGGCCCCCGGGAGATCCTGAAGGGCGTCGACCTGACCGTGAAGCAGGGCGAGACCCACGCCATCATGGGCCCCAACGGCTCCGGCAAGTCGACCCTCGCCTACTCGCTGGCCGGTCACCCGAAGTACACCGTCACCGGCGGCTCGGTCCTGCTCGACGGCGAGGACGTGCTGGAGATGTCGGTCGACGAGCGCGCCCGCGCCGGCGTCTTCCTGGCCATGCAGTACCCGGTCGAGGTTCCGGGCGTCTCGGTCTCCAACTTCCTGCGCACCGCCGCCACCGCCGTCCGCGGCGAGGCCCCCAAGCTGCGGCTGTGGGTCAAGGAGGTCAAGGAGGCGATGGCCGCCCTGCACATGGACCCGGCGTTCGCCGAGCGCAACGTCAACGAGGGCTTCTCCGGCGGTGAGAAGAAGCGCCACGAGATCCTCCAGCTGGAGCTCCTCAAGCCGAAGATCGCGATCCTCGACGAGACCGACTCCGGCCTCGACGTCGACGCGCTGCGGATCGTCTCCGAGGGCATCAACCGGGTCCGCGAGAGCGGCGAGGTCGGCACCCTGCTGGTCACCCACTACACCCGCATCCTGCGCTACATCAAGCCCGACCACGTGCACGTCTTCGCGGGCGGCAAGATCGTCGAGTCCGGCGGTGCCGAGCTCGCCGACAAGCTGGAGGAAGAGGGCTACGAGAGCTACGTGAAGGGCGGCGCTTCCGAGTGA
- a CDS encoding cysteine desulfurase, producing MTAGLPGLLDTDAIRKDFPVLQRLLHDDKPLVYLDNAATSQKPRQVLEALNAYYERHNANVHRGVHVLAEEATALYEGARDKVAAFVNAPSRDEVIFTKNASESLNLVANMLGWADEPYRVDADAEIVITEMEHHSNIVPWQLLAQRTGAKLKWFGLTDEGRLDLSNIDELITEKTKVVSFTLVSNLLGTVNPVEAIVRRAQAVGALVCIDASQAAPHMVLDVQALEADFVAFTGHKMLAPTGIGVLWGRQELLEDLPPFLGGGEMIETVTMGSSTYAPAPHKFEAGTPPIAQAVGIGAAVDYLSAIGMDRIAAHEHAITEYAIERLAEVPDLRIIGPRSAVDRGAAISFTLGDIHPHDVGQVLDEQGIAVRVGHHCARPVCLRYGIPATTRASFYLYSTPAEVDALIDGLHHVRNFFG from the coding sequence CTGACGGCCGGCCTCCCCGGCCTGCTCGACACCGACGCGATCCGCAAGGACTTCCCGGTCCTCCAGCGGCTGCTGCACGACGACAAGCCGCTGGTCTACCTGGACAACGCGGCCACCTCGCAGAAGCCCCGCCAGGTGCTCGAAGCCCTCAACGCCTACTACGAGCGGCACAACGCCAACGTCCACCGCGGCGTGCACGTGCTCGCCGAGGAGGCCACCGCGCTGTACGAGGGCGCCCGGGACAAGGTCGCGGCGTTCGTCAACGCGCCCAGCCGGGACGAGGTGATCTTCACCAAGAACGCCTCGGAGTCGCTCAACCTGGTCGCCAACATGCTCGGCTGGGCCGACGAGCCGTACCGCGTGGACGCGGACGCGGAGATCGTCATCACCGAGATGGAGCACCACTCCAACATCGTGCCGTGGCAGCTGCTCGCGCAGCGCACCGGCGCCAAGCTGAAGTGGTTCGGGCTCACCGACGAGGGCCGGCTCGACCTGTCCAACATCGACGAGCTGATCACCGAGAAGACCAAGGTGGTCTCCTTCACCCTGGTCTCCAACCTGCTCGGCACCGTCAACCCGGTGGAGGCCATCGTCCGCCGGGCCCAGGCGGTCGGCGCGCTGGTCTGCATCGACGCCTCGCAGGCCGCCCCGCACATGGTGCTGGACGTCCAGGCGCTGGAGGCCGACTTCGTCGCCTTCACCGGGCACAAGATGCTGGCCCCGACCGGCATCGGCGTGCTCTGGGGCCGCCAGGAGCTGCTGGAGGACCTCCCGCCGTTCCTCGGCGGCGGCGAGATGATCGAGACCGTCACCATGGGCTCGTCCACCTACGCCCCGGCGCCGCACAAGTTCGAGGCCGGCACCCCGCCGATCGCCCAGGCGGTCGGCATCGGCGCGGCCGTCGACTACCTGTCGGCGATCGGCATGGACCGCATCGCGGCCCACGAGCACGCGATCACCGAGTACGCGATCGAGCGCCTGGCCGAGGTCCCGGACCTGCGGATCATCGGCCCGCGCAGCGCGGTCGACCGCGGTGCGGCGATCTCCTTCACGCTCGGCGACATCCACCCGCACGACGTGGGCCAGGTCCTCGACGAGCAGGGCATCGCCGTGCGCGTCGGCCACCACTGCGCGCGGCCGGTCTGCCTGCGGTACGGAATTCCGGCGACCACCCGGGCGTCGTTCTACCTGTACTCGACGCCGGCCGAGGTGGACGCGCTCATCGACGGCCTGCACCACGTCCGCAACTTCTTCGGCTGA